CCAGTCATCGAAGGCGAGATTGTATGTTTCTTGCGCCACGTCGAATTATCGTCGAGCGTAGTTTGAAAGCGCTTTAACTCCTGTGTATTTTTTACCTGCGTCGTATTATTAGTCACTGAGACTTGCTGAAGACGAACCAACACAGTGTATGAAACCTGTTGGTGCTCGTTGTTTTCGATGCCAACATACAGTGGTTTGCCCTCTCCCTGCGTGAAGTTGGTTGGATAATCATCGGCAACGAATTGGTCACTCTCATTTTTAGTCAATAAATAGAATTCAGAAAATGATTCTCCTTGGTTTGGAACAGCAACGACGTAGCCAACACTCCCGACAGCGAGAATTAAGCTGATTGCGAGCACAACATTGAGAGCGGCATCTGCTCTCGTATCCGGCTCAAGTAGTTCCACTTTAGTAGCGACACCCCATTGTTTGTATGGAACGCGAAACCGTTCTTCCGCGGGAAGGTCCCAACGTCGAACAGCAGCAATCACGGTCATACAAAGGGTAAATAGGCTAAGGCTGAGCAAGACGGGAACTAGTCGAATCCCCC
The Haladaptatus caseinilyticus DNA segment above includes these coding regions:
- a CDS encoding DUF1616 domain-containing protein — protein: MTRDVDPKLLLPRPIRRLPADLAVIGALVILTIAVVFIPGLNTSPVRAIIGLLFVLFPPGYAFIAALFPEGISTDEKMTESTEGNPSRFGSGIDGLERVALSFGTSIAIVPLIGLILNFTPWGIRLVPVLLSLSLFTLCMTVIAAVRRWDLPAEERFRVPYKQWGVATKVELLEPDTRADAALNVVLAISLILAVGSVGYVVAVPNQGESFSEFYLLTKNESDQFVADDYPTNFTQGEGKPLYVGIENNEHQQVSYTVLVRLQQVSVTNNTTQVKNTQELKRFQTTLDDNSTWRKKHTISPSMTGTRLRLQYLLYKGSVPANPSQKSAYRELHLWVNVSDSGTAASVQPPSAGANNHVTSAES